From one Lycium ferocissimum isolate CSIRO_LF1 chromosome 5, AGI_CSIRO_Lferr_CH_V1, whole genome shotgun sequence genomic stretch:
- the LOC132058494 gene encoding uncharacterized protein LOC132058494 produces the protein MGKGLQHQDPSISPENTPGCMWGILHNLNHNRHRKRLPHKRHGGGKRVAVVEDLGDNAASTDSADIQERIEGKAENPQTLKKTIEPAQASKSSMLSRIRSLITHEETSKRKGRHRRSSSCPIQLERTNSIHHLADLQSSYQIPLNDKSLEHPNYKVVSLLEPPPKQICERTENGLIQEPVKLDNMKKDSYSLNQQNCSTQASKLMLGFIKTVSFPSRGSGGRKLNRARNYKKNLDYGYYAKEENESQVDSAEQLNSHSVTSTDLSSDDDVGKHMLGRAQSFDNAVKKHRESKLILNRFKNLKQKIRHALEESRKERRRIIMDAVLHKVPHGHRSSKDIEEQSANGRVKYFPGNTFAHCNSPFTKSEMKSFRRTSSVNESLDRYNRLLDSCFYREEKNHVSDRLSFRASRSPSPARNSPIGLERILSMPDLRYYSSFKLEDSPEPGCSYTLDRAPSSNNLYVGISKSNEQKSLDIQTEEGYNSDSKGTIFLDVNETLDDFGSLKIGDNSSSVENIIEGTSSVISELDKPIPILLSDRSFQNATSGADGLSADKGAEEAAVSTDRKGLSSSDLNRILQIQVDKIYKAEFDYVKDVLEVSGFSVNKFLGKWHSTDQPVNPSVFEEVEGYCLLDQEGSGTCDQLLLFDLINEVLLQIYERSCSYWPKALTCHSHIHTMPVGYHVIGEVWTDINSCFESEMKNDQPIDDAVSRDLAKDETWMNLQFDAVCLGLELEDLILDDLLEELIFI, from the exons ATGGGAAAGGGCTTGCAGCACCAAGATCCTAGTATCAGTCCGGAAAATACTCCAGGATGCATGTGGGGGATACTTCACAATTTGAATCACAACCGACACAGGAAACGCCTCCCACACAAGAGGCACGGTGGTGGAAAGCGAGTTGCAG TTGTTGAAGATCTAGGGGATAATGCAGCTTCTACTGACTCGGCTGATATCCAAGAAAGAATAGAAGGCAAGGCTGAGAATCCACAG ACTCTGAAGAAAACTATAGAACCTGCTCAAGCGTCCAAAAGTTCAATGTTATCTCGAATAAGATCTTTGATTACTCATGAAGAGACATCTAAAAGAAAGGGTAGGCACCGCAGAAGTTCATCCTGTCCTATACAGCTCGAACGAACTAATTCTATTCATCATCTTGCTGATCTACAATCTTCTTATCAAATTCCCTTAAATGACAAGTCTTTGGAGCATCCTAATTACAAGGTTGTTAGTCTATTAGAACCTCCCCCAAAACAGATATGCGAGCGTACTGAAAATGGATTAATCCAAGAGCCCGTAAAATTAGATAACATGAAAAAGGACTCATATTCACTGAATCAGCAAAATTGTAGTACTCAGGCATCAAAGTTAATGCTTGGCTTTATCAAGACGGTTTCATTTCCTTCGCGTGGCTCAGGGGGACGAAAATTAAATAGGGCAAGGAATTATAAGAAGAATCTGGACTATGGGTACTATGCAAAAGAGGAAAATGAGTCACAAGTTGATTCTGCTGAACAGTTGAATAGCCATTCAGTAACATCAACAGATTTGAGTAGCGATGATGATGTTGGAAAACATATGTTGGGAAGAGCTCAATCATTTGATAATGCAGTAAAGAAACACCGTGAGAGTAAACTCATCCTCAATCGTTTTAAGAATCTAAAGCAAAAAATAAGGCATGCACTCGAAGAGAGTAGAAAAGAGAGGCGTCGAATTATCATGGATGCTGTCCTTCATAAGGTTCCACATGGTCATAGATCATCAAAGGATATCGAGGAGCAAAGTGCTAACGGGCGTGTGAAATACTTTCCGGGAAATACTTTTGCTCATTGCAATTCTCCATTTACCAAGAGTGAAATGAAATCCTTTAGGAGAACATCATCTGTTAATGAATCACTGGACAGATACAATCGGTTACTTGACTCCTGCTTCTATAGGGAAGAAAAAAATCACGTTTCTGATCGGTTGAGCTTTAGAGCATCTAGATCACCTTCACCGGCTAGAAATAGCCCGATAGGCCTGGAGAGGATTCTCTCTATGCCTGATCTCAGGTATTACTCTTCTTTCAAACTTGAGGACTCTCCCGAACCTGGCTGCTCGTATACATTAGACAGAGCTCCATCGAGCAACAACTTATATGTCGGAATTTCCAAATCCAATGAACAGAAGTCCCTGGATATCCAGACTGAAGAAGGTTACAATTCAGACTCCAAGGGTACAATTTTTCTTGATGTCAACGAGACTCTTGATGATTTTGGTAGCTTAAAAATTGGCGATAACTCTTCCTCCGTTGAAAACATTATTGAGGGAACCTCATCTGTTATTTCAGAATTAGATAAACCAATTCCTATTCTTCTGTCTGATAGGAGCTTTCAGAATGCTACTTCTGGTGCAGATGGGCTCTCAGCAGATAAAG GTGCAGAAGAAGCTGCAGTTAGTACCGACAGAAAAGGATTGTCATCCAGTGATCTAAACAGGATTTTGCAAATTCAGGTggataaaatatataaagctGAATTCGATTATGTTAAAGATGTACTAGAAGTATCTGGATTCAGCGTAAATAAGTTTCTAGGGAAATGGCATTCTACTGACCAACCAGTGAACCCTTCAGTATTTGAGGAAGTGGAAGGATATTGTTTACTTGATCAAGAGGGCAGTGGTACTTGTGATCAACTACTTTTGTTTGATTTAATCAATGAGGTCTTGTTACAAATTTATGAGAGATCATGTTCCTACTGGCCAAAGGCGTTAACCTGTCATTCTCATATCCATACAATGCCTGTTGGCTACCATGTTATTGGCGAGGTCTGGACAGATATAAACTCGTGTTTCGAATCTGAAATGAAGAATGATCAACCGATTGACGATGCTGTGAGCCGCGATCTAGCAAAAGACGAAACTTGGATGAACCTTCAATTTGATGCTGTTTGTCTTGGACTGGAGCTGGAGGATCTCATATTGGATGATCTTTTAGAAGAGCTGATTTTCATTTGA